Proteins from a genomic interval of Pseudomonas paeninsulae:
- a CDS encoding MlaC/ttg2D family ABC transporter substrate-binding protein: protein MLKTLRNSLFALLAAMPLLAVAAPSAHQVVEQTTTTLLEDLKLNKDKYRSDPAAFYASLNDILGPVVDVDGISRGVMTVRYSRQATPEQMQRFQENFKRSLMQFYGNALLEYNNQDIRVLPSSGKQSPQRASVHMEIKDGNGTLYPLSYTMVKQDDGWKMRNLIINGINVGKLFRDQFAQSMQNHGNDLDKVIDSWANTVAKARQSAGES, encoded by the coding sequence ATGCTCAAGACCCTGCGTAACAGTCTGTTCGCTCTGCTGGCGGCCATGCCGCTGCTGGCTGTCGCCGCGCCGAGTGCCCATCAGGTGGTGGAGCAAACCACGACCACGCTGCTGGAAGACCTGAAGCTCAATAAAGACAAATACCGCAGCGATCCAGCGGCTTTTTATGCATCGCTGAACGATATTCTCGGTCCGGTGGTGGATGTTGACGGCATTTCCCGTGGAGTGATGACCGTGCGCTACTCGCGCCAGGCCACGCCTGAGCAGATGCAGCGCTTTCAGGAAAACTTCAAGCGCAGTCTGATGCAGTTTTATGGCAACGCCCTGCTCGAATACAACAATCAGGATATTCGCGTGCTGCCATCCAGCGGCAAGCAGAGTCCGCAGCGCGCTTCGGTGCACATGGAGATCAAGGACGGTAATGGCACCCTCTATCCGCTGTCCTACACCATGGTCAAGCAGGATGACGGCTGGAAGATGCGCAACCTGATCATCAATGGCATCAACGTCGGCAAGCTGTTTCGCGATCAGTTCGCCCAGTCCATGCAGAACCACGGTAATGACCTGGACAAGGTCATCGACAGCTGGGCCAATACCGTAGCCAAGGCCCGTCAGTCTGCGGGTGAATCGTGA
- a CDS encoding STAS domain-containing protein: MSKAAIVEQSSGLFQLSGVLDYLGGPALREQGGRLITASQAARCVIDCASVEKSSSVGLSLLLAFMRDAQAAGKSLVVRSMPEEMREIASVSGLLDVLPLEA; this comes from the coding sequence GTGAGCAAGGCTGCCATCGTCGAACAATCGTCCGGACTGTTTCAGCTTTCGGGCGTGCTCGATTATCTCGGTGGCCCGGCCTTGCGCGAGCAGGGCGGACGGCTGATTACCGCCAGTCAGGCGGCTCGCTGCGTGATCGACTGTGCCTCTGTGGAGAAGTCCAGCAGCGTGGGTCTGTCGCTGTTGCTGGCGTTCATGCGTGATGCCCAGGCTGCAGGTAAAAGCCTGGTGGTGCGCAGCATGCCCGAGGAAATGCGCGAGATCGCCAGTGTCTCCGGGCTGCTGGATGTGCTGCCGCTGGAAGCCTGA
- the murA gene encoding UDP-N-acetylglucosamine 1-carboxyvinyltransferase, with protein sequence MDKLIITGGVRLNGEIRISGAKNSALPILAATLLGDAPVTICNLPHLHDITTMIELFGRMGIEPIIDEKLSVEVDARAIKTLIAPYELVKTMRASILVLGPLVARFGEAEVALPGGCAIGSRPVDLHIRGLEAMGAIINVEAGYIKAKAPEGGLRGAHFFFDTVSVTGTENIMMAATLAKGRSVLENAAREPEVVDLANCLIAMGAKISGAGTDTITIDGVERLGGARFSVMPDRIETGTYLVAAAATGGRVKLKDTDPTALEAVLSKLQEAGAEVTTGADWIELDMKGKRPKAVNLRTAPYPAFPTDMQAQFIALNAIAEGTGTVIETVFENRFMHVYEMTRMGAQIMVEGNTAIVTGVDKLKGAPVMATDLRASASLVIAALVADGDTLIDRIYHIDRGYECIEEKLQMLGAKIRRVPG encoded by the coding sequence ATGGACAAACTGATTATTACCGGCGGTGTGCGCCTGAATGGCGAGATCCGCATTTCCGGGGCGAAGAACTCCGCCCTGCCGATTCTTGCCGCCACTCTGCTCGGCGATGCGCCGGTGACCATCTGCAACCTGCCGCACTTGCACGACATCACCACCATGATCGAGTTGTTCGGGCGCATGGGCATCGAGCCGATCATCGACGAGAAACTCAGTGTCGAAGTCGACGCGCGGGCGATCAAGACGCTGATCGCCCCCTACGAGCTGGTCAAGACCATGCGCGCCTCGATCCTGGTGCTCGGGCCGCTGGTGGCACGTTTCGGTGAGGCCGAAGTCGCCCTACCTGGCGGTTGCGCGATTGGTTCGCGGCCGGTCGACCTGCACATCCGCGGCCTCGAAGCGATGGGCGCGATCATCAATGTGGAAGCTGGCTATATCAAGGCCAAGGCGCCCGAGGGCGGTCTGCGCGGTGCGCACTTCTTCTTCGATACCGTGAGCGTGACCGGTACCGAAAACATCATGATGGCCGCGACTCTAGCCAAAGGCCGCAGCGTGCTGGAAAACGCCGCGCGCGAGCCGGAAGTGGTGGATCTGGCTAACTGCCTGATCGCCATGGGGGCGAAGATTTCCGGTGCCGGCACCGACACCATCACCATCGATGGCGTCGAGCGTCTCGGCGGTGCCCGTTTCAGTGTGATGCCCGACCGTATCGAAACCGGCACCTACCTGGTGGCGGCAGCGGCGACAGGCGGCCGGGTCAAACTGAAAGATACCGATCCCACCGCCCTGGAAGCTGTACTGTCCAAGCTGCAGGAAGCCGGTGCGGAAGTCACCACCGGTGCCGACTGGATCGAACTGGACATGAAAGGCAAGCGGCCGAAAGCCGTCAACCTGCGCACCGCGCCCTATCCGGCGTTCCCCACCGATATGCAGGCGCAGTTCATTGCCCTCAACGCGATTGCCGAAGGGACCGGTACGGTGATCGAAACCGTGTTCGAAAACCGCTTCATGCACGTCTATGAAATGACTCGCATGGGTGCGCAGATCATGGTCGAGGGCAATACCGCCATCGTCACCGGTGTCGACAAGCTCAAGGGCGCCCCGGTCATGGCCACCGACCTGCGTGCCTCGGCCAGCCTGGTCATCGCCGCACTGGTCGCCGACGGCGATACCCTGATCGACCGCATCTACCATATCGACCGTGGTTACGAGTGCATCGAGGAAAAACTACAGATGCTCGGCGCTAAAATTCGCCGTGTGCCGGGTTAG
- the lptC gene encoding LPS export ABC transporter periplasmic protein LptC yields MLRKLLTPVLYTFAAALLAAVGYWNINPDSFSEQPVRASDENAIDFYVVNATTVQYQADGKLHYQMTSDKLEHIKSSDITLLTSPFLHLYRGTELPWKVSSERAEVAPQGKEVELIDNVRVERTDAKGRPTILTTSRLTVFPDKEYAQTQQAVRIVAANGVTTAQGMKAYLNDGRMLLLSNVRGQHEVR; encoded by the coding sequence ATGCTGCGCAAATTGCTGACACCCGTCCTTTACACGTTCGCGGCCGCACTGCTTGCCGCCGTAGGCTACTGGAACATCAACCCCGACAGTTTCTCCGAGCAGCCGGTACGAGCCAGCGACGAAAACGCCATCGACTTCTATGTGGTCAATGCCACTACCGTGCAATACCAGGCCGACGGCAAGCTGCATTACCAGATGACCAGCGACAAGCTGGAGCACATCAAGAGCAGCGACATCACCCTGCTGACCAGCCCCTTCCTGCACCTGTATCGCGGCACCGAACTACCCTGGAAGGTGAGTAGCGAGCGCGCCGAAGTGGCGCCGCAAGGCAAGGAAGTGGAATTGATCGACAACGTCCGCGTCGAACGCACCGATGCCAAGGGCCGCCCAACTATCCTGACCACCAGCCGCCTGACCGTATTTCCGGATAAGGAATATGCGCAGACCCAGCAAGCCGTTAGAATCGTCGCGGCCAATGGAGTGACCACGGCACAAGGAATGAAAGCGTATTTGAATGACGGCAGGATGCTCCTGCTGTCCAACGTAAGAGGCCAGCATGAGGTTCGTTAA
- the mlaD gene encoding outer membrane lipid asymmetry maintenance protein MlaD yields the protein MQNRTLEIGVGLFLLAGLLALLLLALRVSGLTVGSSDTYKVYAHFENIAGLTIRSKVTMAGVTIGKVTAIDLDRDSYTGRVTLLLDDSVDNLPTDSTASILTAGLLGEKYIGISVGGDEEVLVDGGTIYDTQSSLVLEDLIGKFLLNSVNKDEAN from the coding sequence ATGCAAAACCGCACACTGGAGATTGGTGTCGGCCTGTTCCTGTTGGCCGGGTTATTGGCCCTGCTGCTGCTGGCGTTGCGCGTCAGTGGTCTGACGGTAGGTAGCAGCGATACTTACAAAGTCTATGCGCACTTTGAGAATATCGCCGGTCTAACGATACGGTCCAAGGTGACCATGGCTGGGGTGACCATCGGTAAAGTGACCGCAATCGATCTGGATCGCGACAGCTACACCGGGCGCGTCACCCTCTTGCTGGATGACAGCGTGGACAACCTGCCCACCGATTCGACTGCTTCGATCCTGACCGCCGGTTTGCTCGGTGAGAAGTACATCGGCATCAGCGTTGGCGGTGATGAAGAGGTGCTCGTCGATGGCGGTACCATCTACGACACCCAGTCTTCGTTGGTGCTGGAGGACCTGATCGGTAAATTCCTGCTCAACTCGGTCAATAAAGACGAGGCTAATTAA
- the hisG gene encoding ATP phosphoribosyltransferase, with translation MLTIALSKGRILDDTLPLLAAAGIVPTENPDKSRKLIIPTTQADVRLLIVRATDVPTYVEHGAADLGVAGKDVLLEYGGQGLYEPLDLRIALCKLMTAGAVGASEPKGRLRVATKFVNVAKRYYAEQGRQVDIIKLYGSMELAPLVGLADKIIDVVDTGNTLRANGLEAQELIAHISSRLIVNKASMRMQHARIQELIDTLREAVEARHPS, from the coding sequence ATGCTGACCATTGCGCTGTCCAAAGGCCGCATCCTCGACGACACCCTGCCGCTGCTCGCCGCGGCAGGCATTGTGCCGACCGAGAATCCGGATAAAAGCCGCAAGCTGATCATCCCCACCACCCAGGCGGATGTGCGTCTGCTGATCGTGCGCGCCACCGATGTGCCGACCTATGTCGAGCATGGTGCCGCGGATCTCGGCGTGGCCGGCAAGGACGTGTTGCTCGAGTACGGCGGCCAGGGCCTGTATGAGCCGCTGGATCTGCGCATTGCGCTGTGCAAGCTGATGACCGCCGGCGCCGTTGGCGCGTCCGAGCCGAAAGGCCGGCTACGTGTGGCCACCAAGTTCGTCAACGTGGCCAAGCGTTACTACGCCGAGCAGGGCCGTCAGGTCGATATCATCAAGCTTTACGGCTCGATGGAGTTGGCGCCGCTGGTGGGGCTGGCCGACAAGATCATCGACGTGGTCGATACCGGCAATACCCTGCGCGCCAACGGCCTGGAAGCCCAGGAGCTGATCGCCCACATCAGTTCACGGCTGATCGTCAACAAGGCTTCGATGAGGATGCAGCACGCGCGCATCCAGGAACTGATCGATACCCTGCGCGAAGCCGTAGAGGCACGACACCCCAGCTAA
- the hisC gene encoding histidinol-phosphate transaminase — translation MSKFWSPFVKDLVPYVPGEQPKLAKLVKLNTNENPYGPSPKAIAAMQAELNDNLRLYPDPNGERLKQAVADYYGVQTRQVFLGNGSDEVLAHAFHGLFQHDKPLLFPDISYSFYPVYCGLYGIKAEVIALDEQFQIRLEDYARPNGGIVFPNPNAPTGCLLALDTIEQLLKNNPDSVVLVDEAYIDFGGATAISLVDQYPNLLVTQTLSKSRSLAGLRVGLAVGHPDLIEALERIKNSFNSYPLDRIAIAGAAAAFDDREYFEATCQQVIESREVTVAGLQALGFEVLPSAANFVFARHSHKDAATLAAGLREQGVIVRHFKQARIAQFLRISIGAPEQNQALLDALASL, via the coding sequence ATGAGCAAATTCTGGAGCCCCTTCGTCAAAGACCTGGTGCCCTATGTGCCAGGTGAACAGCCGAAACTGGCCAAGCTGGTCAAACTCAATACCAATGAAAATCCCTACGGACCGTCGCCCAAGGCGATTGCGGCGATGCAGGCCGAGCTCAACGACAACCTGCGTCTGTACCCGGACCCGAATGGCGAGCGCCTGAAGCAGGCGGTGGCCGACTACTACGGCGTGCAGACCCGCCAGGTGTTCCTCGGCAACGGTTCCGACGAGGTTCTGGCGCATGCCTTCCATGGCCTGTTTCAGCACGACAAGCCGTTGCTGTTTCCGGATATCAGCTACAGCTTCTACCCGGTCTACTGCGGTCTCTACGGCATCAAGGCCGAGGTGATCGCGCTGGACGAGCAGTTCCAGATTCGGCTCGAGGACTACGCTCGGCCCAACGGCGGCATCGTCTTTCCCAACCCCAATGCGCCAACCGGCTGCCTGTTGGCTCTGGATACCATCGAACAATTGCTCAAGAACAATCCCGACAGCGTGGTGTTGGTCGACGAGGCCTATATCGATTTCGGCGGTGCAACGGCGATCAGCCTGGTCGACCAGTATCCGAACCTGCTAGTGACCCAGACCTTGTCCAAGTCGCGCTCTCTGGCCGGCCTGCGCGTCGGTCTGGCAGTGGGTCACCCGGACCTGATCGAGGCGCTGGAGCGGATCAAGAACAGCTTCAACTCCTATCCCCTGGATCGCATAGCGATTGCCGGTGCTGCCGCTGCTTTTGATGATCGTGAGTATTTCGAGGCGACCTGTCAGCAGGTCATCGAGAGCCGTGAAGTCACCGTGGCTGGCCTGCAGGCGCTGGGTTTCGAGGTGTTGCCTTCGGCGGCGAATTTCGTCTTTGCCCGTCACTCGCACAAGGATGCGGCCACTTTGGCGGCCGGCTTGCGTGAGCAGGGCGTGATCGTGCGTCACTTCAAACAGGCGCGAATCGCCCAGTTCCTGCGCATCAGCATTGGCGCGCCGGAGCAGAACCAAGCGTTGCTGGATGCGCTTGCAAGCCTGTAG
- a CDS encoding ATP-binding cassette domain-containing protein codes for MSAEQQYAVELKNLSFQRGDRDIFKDIDIRIPRGKVTGIMGPSGCGKTTLLRLIGAQLRPSKGEVWVNGLNLPNLSRSELFDMRKQMGVLFQSGALFTDLDVFENVAFPLRVHTQLPDEMIRDIVLMKLQAVGLRGALELMPDELSGGMKRRVALARAIALDPQILMYDEPFVGQDPIAMGVLVRLIRLLSDALGITSIVVSHDLAETASIADYIYLVGDTKVLGQGTPDELMNSDDPRVRQFMQGIPDGPVPFHFPAADYRDDLLGGH; via the coding sequence ATGAGTGCCGAGCAGCAATATGCGGTCGAGCTGAAAAACCTCAGTTTTCAGCGGGGCGACCGGGACATTTTCAAAGATATAGACATTCGCATCCCGCGTGGCAAGGTCACCGGCATCATGGGGCCTTCCGGCTGTGGCAAGACCACGCTGTTGCGCCTGATCGGTGCGCAGCTCAGGCCGAGCAAGGGGGAGGTGTGGGTCAATGGGCTGAACTTGCCGAACCTCTCGCGCAGCGAGCTGTTCGACATGCGCAAGCAGATGGGCGTGCTGTTCCAGAGCGGCGCGCTATTCACCGACCTGGATGTGTTCGAGAACGTCGCCTTTCCGCTGCGTGTGCACACCCAGCTGCCTGACGAAATGATCCGTGACATTGTCCTGATGAAGCTGCAGGCCGTGGGTCTGCGCGGTGCGCTGGAATTGATGCCGGATGAGTTGTCCGGTGGCATGAAGCGCCGCGTAGCGCTGGCGCGGGCGATTGCCCTCGATCCCCAGATACTGATGTACGACGAGCCTTTCGTTGGCCAGGATCCGATTGCCATGGGGGTGCTGGTGCGCTTGATTCGTTTGCTCAGCGATGCCTTGGGTATTACCAGCATCGTGGTGTCCCATGACCTGGCGGAAACCGCCAGCATTGCCGATTACATCTACCTGGTGGGCGACACCAAGGTGCTCGGTCAGGGCACGCCGGACGAGTTGATGAACTCGGATGACCCTCGCGTTCGCCAGTTCATGCAAGGCATTCCAGACGGGCCGGTGCCGTTTCACTTTCCGGCGGCAGACTACCGCGACGATTTATTGGGGGGGCACTGA
- a CDS encoding BolA family protein — MQALEVKSLLEAKLPDTQVEVEGEGCNFQLNLISDELAGLGPVKRQQQVYAHLNPWIADGSIHAVSMKFFSRADWAARS, encoded by the coding sequence ATGCAGGCCTTAGAAGTGAAAAGCCTCCTGGAGGCCAAACTGCCGGACACCCAGGTGGAAGTTGAAGGCGAAGGCTGTAACTTCCAGCTGAACCTGATTAGTGATGAGTTGGCTGGCTTGGGCCCGGTCAAGCGTCAACAGCAGGTCTACGCTCACCTCAATCCGTGGATTGCCGATGGCAGTATCCATGCGGTGAGCATGAAATTCTTCAGCCGTGCCGATTGGGCCGCGCGCTCCTAA
- a CDS encoding KdsC family phosphatase: MPPDAINPDLQQRAQAVKLAIFDVDGVLTDGKLYFLVDGSEFKTFNTLDGHGIKMLIASGVRTAIISGRTTPVVERRAKNLGIQHLYQGREDKLVVLDELLGELGLSYEQVAYLGDDLPDLPVIRRVGLGMAVASADAFVRQHAHGVTQARGGEGAAREFCELIMRAQGSLDAAQAAYL, translated from the coding sequence ATGCCCCCTGATGCGATCAACCCTGACCTGCAACAACGCGCCCAGGCAGTCAAACTGGCGATTTTCGATGTCGACGGCGTGCTCACCGACGGCAAGCTCTACTTCCTGGTCGACGGTAGCGAGTTCAAGACGTTCAACACCCTCGACGGCCACGGCATCAAGATGCTGATCGCTTCGGGCGTGCGCACCGCCATAATCAGCGGACGCACGACTCCGGTAGTCGAACGCCGGGCAAAAAATCTGGGCATCCAGCACCTGTACCAGGGCCGCGAAGACAAGCTTGTCGTCCTGGATGAGCTGCTCGGCGAACTCGGCCTAAGCTATGAGCAAGTCGCCTATTTGGGTGACGACCTGCCGGACCTGCCGGTGATCCGCCGGGTTGGCCTGGGCATGGCGGTCGCCAGCGCAGACGCGTTTGTGCGCCAGCATGCCCATGGCGTGACCCAGGCCCGCGGCGGCGAAGGCGCAGCCCGCGAATTCTGCGAGCTGATCATGCGCGCCCAAGGCAGCCTCGACGCCGCCCAAGCCGCCTACCTGTAG
- the lptA gene encoding lipopolysaccharide transport periplasmic protein LptA produces MRFVKTFPFLLSLSVALGSACAWALPTDREQPIRVQADSAELDDRQGVAVYRGDVIITQGTLKITGDTVTITQNAQGDIEIFTSVGKPAYYEQKPSADKQIVKAYGLTIQYFAANERIVLIDQAKVIQEGNTFEGEKIIYDTRRQIVNAGRATGTNITTPRPRIDMVIQPKNPPAEQQAQ; encoded by the coding sequence ATGAGGTTCGTTAAAACCTTCCCCTTTTTGCTCAGCTTGAGCGTCGCGCTCGGAAGCGCGTGCGCTTGGGCGCTGCCCACTGACCGTGAGCAACCGATTCGCGTACAGGCCGACAGTGCCGAACTCGATGATCGACAAGGCGTCGCGGTCTATCGCGGCGACGTGATCATCACCCAGGGCACCCTGAAGATCACCGGCGACACCGTGACCATCACCCAGAACGCCCAGGGCGACATCGAAATTTTCACCTCGGTCGGCAAACCCGCCTATTACGAGCAGAAACCATCTGCGGACAAGCAGATCGTCAAAGCCTACGGCCTGACCATCCAGTATTTCGCCGCCAATGAGCGCATCGTGCTGATCGACCAGGCCAAGGTGATCCAGGAAGGCAATACCTTCGAGGGCGAGAAAATCATCTATGACACCCGCCGCCAGATCGTCAATGCCGGGCGTGCCACCGGCACCAACATCACTACGCCGCGCCCACGCATCGACATGGTGATCCAGCCGAAGAACCCACCAGCCGAACAGCAGGCACAGTAG
- the hisD gene encoding histidinol dehydrogenase, whose amino-acid sequence MTAAIAIRRLNAADQDFARHLDHLLSWESVSDDAVNQRVLEIIKAVRERGDAALVEFTQKFDDLEVASMADLILPRERLELALTRITPVQRQALELAAERVRSYHEKQVQDSWSYTEADGTVLGQKITPLDRAGLYVPGGKASYPSSVLMNAIPAKVAGVPEVVMVVPTPRGEINELVLAAACIAGVDRVFTIGGAQAVAALAYGTESVPPVDKIVGPGNIYVATAKRHVFGKVGIDMIAGPSEILVVCDGQTDPDWIAMDLFSQAEHDEDAQSILVSPDAAFLDRVAESIARLLPTMERADIIRTSLEARGALIQVVDMVQAIEVANRIAPEHLELSVAEPEQYLPQIRHAGAIFMGRYTAEALGDYCAGPNHVLPTSGTARFSSPLGVYDFQKRSSIIQCSAQGASELGKTASVLARGESLTAHARSAEYRIKG is encoded by the coding sequence ATGACTGCTGCTATCGCCATCCGCCGACTCAACGCTGCCGACCAGGACTTTGCCCGTCATCTGGATCATCTGCTCAGCTGGGAAAGTGTCTCGGACGATGCGGTCAACCAGCGTGTGCTGGAGATCATCAAGGCCGTGCGCGAGCGTGGCGACGCGGCATTGGTCGAGTTCACCCAGAAGTTCGACGACCTCGAAGTCGCCTCGATGGCCGACCTGATCCTGCCGCGCGAGCGTCTGGAATTGGCCTTGACCCGTATCACCCCGGTGCAGCGCCAGGCACTGGAACTTGCCGCCGAGCGCGTGCGCAGCTACCACGAGAAGCAGGTGCAGGATTCCTGGAGCTACACCGAGGCCGACGGCACCGTGCTTGGCCAGAAAATCACCCCGCTGGATCGTGCCGGCCTCTATGTGCCGGGCGGTAAGGCCTCCTATCCGTCCTCGGTGCTGATGAACGCCATTCCGGCCAAAGTCGCCGGCGTGCCGGAAGTGGTGATGGTGGTACCGACCCCGCGTGGTGAGATCAACGAACTGGTGCTGGCCGCGGCCTGCATCGCCGGGGTCGACCGGGTGTTCACCATCGGTGGTGCCCAGGCCGTGGCGGCATTGGCCTATGGCACCGAGAGCGTGCCGCCGGTGGACAAGATCGTCGGCCCCGGCAACATCTATGTGGCTACCGCCAAGCGCCACGTATTTGGCAAGGTCGGTATCGACATGATTGCCGGGCCGTCGGAAATTCTGGTGGTCTGTGACGGCCAGACCGATCCGGACTGGATCGCCATGGACCTGTTCTCCCAGGCCGAGCACGATGAGGACGCGCAATCGATCCTGGTCAGCCCGGATGCGGCCTTTCTCGATCGCGTGGCCGAGAGCATCGCCAGGCTGCTGCCGACCATGGAGCGTGCCGATATCATCCGCACATCCCTCGAGGCCCGCGGCGCGTTGATCCAGGTGGTCGACATGGTCCAGGCCATCGAGGTGGCCAACCGCATCGCCCCGGAACACCTGGAGTTGTCCGTCGCCGAGCCCGAGCAGTATCTGCCACAGATCCGTCATGCCGGCGCGATCTTCATGGGCCGTTACACCGCGGAGGCGCTGGGCGACTACTGCGCTGGGCCGAACCACGTGCTGCCGACCTCCGGCACCGCGCGCTTCTCCTCGCCGCTGGGGGTATACGACTTCCAGAAGCGTTCCTCGATCATCCAGTGTTCGGCGCAGGGTGCGTCCGAACTGGGCAAGACTGCTTCGGTGCTGGCTCGTGGCGAGTCGCTGACAGCCCACGCGCGCAGTGCCGAGTACCGCATCAAGGGCTAA
- the mlaE gene encoding lipid asymmetry maintenance ABC transporter permease subunit MlaE: MHKTSTLERIRLLGRAGIDAVATLGRATVFLVRALFGRSSAGSPLQLLIKQLYSVGVMSLAIIVVSGVFIGMVLSLQGFNILSDYGSEQAVGQMVALTLLRELGPVVTALLFAGRAGSALTAEIGNMKSTEQLSSLEMIGVDPLKYIVAPRLWAGFISMPLLAVIFSVVGIWGGAMVAVDWLGVYEGSFWANMQNSVSFREDVLNGVIKSIVFGFVVTWIAVFQGYDCEPTSEGISRATTKTVVYASLAVLGLDFILTTLMFGDF; the protein is encoded by the coding sequence ATGCACAAGACATCTACGCTCGAACGGATCCGCCTGTTGGGTCGCGCCGGCATCGATGCGGTTGCCACGCTTGGGCGTGCGACGGTGTTTCTGGTGCGTGCGCTGTTCGGTCGCAGTTCTGCCGGCAGTCCGCTGCAGTTGCTGATAAAACAGTTGTACTCGGTAGGCGTGATGTCCCTGGCGATCATCGTCGTGTCGGGGGTTTTTATCGGCATGGTCTTGTCGTTGCAGGGTTTCAATATCCTGTCTGACTACGGTTCGGAACAGGCGGTTGGGCAGATGGTCGCCCTGACCTTGCTGCGCGAACTCGGCCCCGTGGTCACCGCCTTGTTGTTCGCTGGGCGCGCGGGATCCGCATTGACAGCGGAAATCGGCAACATGAAATCCACCGAGCAATTGTCCAGCCTGGAAATGATCGGTGTCGATCCGCTCAAGTACATCGTTGCGCCGCGTCTGTGGGCCGGTTTCATCTCGATGCCGTTGCTCGCGGTGATTTTCAGCGTGGTCGGTATCTGGGGTGGGGCGATGGTCGCCGTCGACTGGCTCGGCGTTTATGAGGGTTCGTTCTGGGCCAACATGCAGAACAGTGTTTCGTTTCGTGAAGATGTGCTCAATGGTGTGATCAAAAGCATCGTTTTTGGCTTTGTCGTTACCTGGATTGCCGTTTTTCAGGGCTATGACTGTGAGCCGACCTCGGAAGGCATCAGTCGCGCCACCACAAAAACAGTGGTTTACGCCTCGCTCGCCGTGTTGGGGCTGGACTTTATTCTGACCACTTTGATGTTTGGAGACTTCTGA
- a CDS encoding KpsF/GutQ family sugar-phosphate isomerase, translating to MSQSNELIKSAQRTIRLELEAIEELLPRIDSNFIRACELILASKGRVVVVGMGKSGHIGNKIAATLASTGTTAFFVHPAEASHGDMGMITRDDVVLALSNSGSTAEIITLLPLIKRLGITLISMTGNPDSPLAKAAEVNLDARVSQEACPLNLAPTSSTTASLVLGDALAIALLEARGFTAEDFAFSHPGGALGRRLLLKVENVMHAGSSLPSVQRGTSLRDALLEMTKKGLGMTVVVEGDGRLAGVFTDGDLRRTLDRGIDVRQSRIDDVMTVHGKTARAEMLAAEALKIMEDHKISGLVVVDSDDRPVGALNMHDLLRAGVM from the coding sequence ATGAGCCAGTCCAACGAGCTGATCAAGTCCGCACAACGCACCATTCGCCTGGAACTCGAGGCGATTGAAGAGCTGCTGCCACGTATCGACAGCAATTTTATTCGCGCCTGCGAACTCATTCTGGCCAGCAAGGGCCGCGTGGTGGTGGTCGGTATGGGCAAGTCAGGGCATATCGGCAACAAGATTGCCGCCACCCTGGCCAGCACCGGCACCACCGCATTTTTCGTTCATCCGGCCGAAGCCAGCCATGGCGACATGGGCATGATCACCCGCGACGACGTAGTGCTGGCCCTGTCCAACTCGGGCTCGACGGCGGAAATCATCACCCTGCTGCCGCTGATCAAGCGCCTCGGCATCACCCTTATCAGCATGACCGGCAACCCGGACTCGCCGCTGGCCAAGGCCGCCGAAGTCAACCTGGACGCCCGCGTATCCCAGGAAGCCTGCCCACTCAACCTGGCGCCGACCTCGTCCACCACCGCCTCCCTGGTCCTCGGCGACGCCCTGGCCATTGCCCTACTGGAAGCCCGCGGCTTTACCGCCGAAGATTTTGCCTTCTCCCACCCCGGCGGCGCCCTTGGCCGACGCCTGCTGCTAAAAGTGGAGAACGTCATGCATGCCGGTTCCAGCCTGCCTAGCGTGCAGCGCGGCACCTCGCTGCGTGACGCCCTGCTGGAAATGACCAAGAAAGGCCTGGGCATGACCGTAGTAGTCGAGGGCGACGGACGCCTGGCTGGGGTCTTCACCGATGGCGATCTGCGCCGCACCCTGGATCGCGGCATCGATGTGCGTCAGTCGAGGATCGATGACGTGATGACCGTGCACGGCAAAACCGCCCGCGCGGAGATGCTCGCCGCCGAAGCACTGAAAATCATGGAAGACCACAAGATCAGCGGACTGGTAGTGGTCGACAGCGACGACCGCCCGGTCGGCGCCCTGAATATGCACGACCTGCTACGCGCCGGAGTAATGTGA